A segment of the Leptolyngbya sp. NIES-3755 genome:
AAACCTGTTGCGGCTTTAACCTAATTCACCCCTCACCGCCTTATGCAAGTTCCTTACCGCGTTCCCGGTAGTCAATATGTGCAGTGGGTCGATATCTACACCCGCATGGCATTCGAGCGTATTGTCTTTCTCGATGGTGAAATTGATGACAATACTGCGAATGGGATTGTCGCCCTCCTGCTGTATCTCAATTCAGAAGATGCGACTAAGCCGATCTACGTGTACATCAATTCTTATGGTGAACGGATGGGAGGCGGCGTGTCTTCGTTAGCGGCAAGCATGGCGATCTACGACACGATGCAGTACATCAAAGCGCCAGTTCATACGATTTGTATGGGTGTGGCGGCGAGTAGTGCTGTGATGCTGTTGTCTTCGGGCACAAAGGGATCGCGCCTGAGTTTGCCGAATGCGGAGCTTGTTCTGTCACCCCAGTATGGTCGATCGAGAGGTCAAGCAACCGATATTCAAGTCGATGCTCAGAAAGTTCTCGCCGATCGTCGTACATTTCTAGAAATTCTGTCGTCCAATACGGGGCACAGCATTGAGAAATTAGAGAAAGATCTCGATCGACGTTTTTATCTCACCGCTGAAGAAGCGAAAGCTTATGGACTCATCGATCGGGTTCTCACCAGCACCAAAGAGCTACCGAAACAACTTCCCGCCCTCGTTTAATTAAGAGTTTTGTCTTATGCCAATTGGAACTCCGAAAGTCCCGTATCGCTTACCGGGTAGCTCGTATGAGCAATGGATCGATATCTATCAGCGTCTCAGCCTAGAGCGCATCATTTTCTTAAGCCAAGATGTCGATGACAATATCGCGAATCAGATCGTGGCAATCATGCTCTATCTCGATTCCGAAGATCCGACCAAGCCAATTCAGTTGTATATCAATTCTCCCGGTGGCTCGGTCACTGCGGGAATGGCGATCTACGACACAATGCAGCACATTAAGTCTGAAGTGATCACGATTTGCGTCGGGCTTGCCGCTTCGATGGGAGCATTTCTCCTCGCTGCTGGCAGTAAAGGAAAGCGGGTTGCCCTTCCCCATTCACGGATCATGATTCACCAGCCGTTGGGTGGAACTGGAAGACAACAAGCAACCGACATTGAGATCGAAGCTCGTGAGATCATTCGGATGCGCCATCAGTTGAATGGAATGCTGTCAGACCGCACCGGGCAGCCGCTTGAGAAGATCGAAAAAGATACCGATCGAGATTACTTCATGTCCGCCGCTGAAGCGAAAGAGTATGGATTGATCGATCGCGTCATCGAAACTGTCTAATCGTCACACCAATTTGATAAAGAAGTGGCAGAATGCAATAAGTTCTGCCCTTTTTTTGTATCTATGAACATCGCTGATTCTTACCGCTTGTTAGGGCTAAGGACAGGAGCAACCCACGAAGACATTAAAGCCGCATATCGGAAACTCGCACGTCAACTGCATCCCGACTTGAATCCGGGCGACGATCGAGCCAAAGATCGCTTCATTCGCATCACGGAAGCGTACCAGTTTCTGATGGGGATCGTTCCTGCTGAACCGGAACAAGCACCAGAATCACAAAAGCCAGAAGAACCAAAATCGACAGAACCTCCGAAAGTCAAGATTAAAGTGACTCATTCGCCAGAGGCTCCGGAGCTTTCTTTGGTCGATCGACATCTTTTGCAGGCTTCTTACGAACAATTACAAGATTTATTCAAGCTCAAACGATTTCCTCGTGCTGTTGCTCTCGTAGAAGGATTAGCCCAGCGCTTTCCCGATCACCCCGATGTGCGTCAATGGCAGGCAATTACTTATCACCGTTGGGGACAGCATTTGATCGGTGAGCATGATTATGAAAAAGCTCGATCATATCTGAAAAAGGCTCTCCGCACTGATCCCCACAATCGACGGCTTTGGGCAGAAATTGAACAGGATTTTCGTAGGTTGGAAGAAAAAATTTATCGAAGACGCTGATTGGGTTTCAGGTGGAAATTAGGTGGATCAGCAATCGACTTTTGGTATACGATGGAAGTATAGAACTACATCGAGGGGCATACCTCTGCGTAGTTTTGACGAATTTCTGACTCTTTTAACAAGGTTGCTTAATTCTTTAAGTCCGAGATTGACAGTAAAGCTGGATAACAACTCTACGGTTCTTCAACCATTGCCAATCTGATCTTGATCAGAAGTAACCAAGTGTTCCCAGGTGCAATTGCTAAATGATCTGTATGTTGATCCATTTGAAAGCAACGGGGTTTTCTGAGTGATTGCGATGTCTCCTCGTCCGGCTGGACGCAATTGGAATACGGTCAGCTTTCCATCAACGCTGTATCTCATTCCGATTCTTGACCTTCTTCTATCGAAAGTTCCCAGTCGCTGGAAGGCAGAAGTTCGATTGGGATTACAAGAAGCTCTCGTCAATGCCGCCAAACACGGAAATTGCCTCGATCCGGGTAAGAAAGTTTTAATTCAATTCTCAATGGTCGCGGATGAATATTGGTGGATTATATCAGACCAGGGACCTGGCTTCGATGCACCAGAATGTTGCTGCCTAGAAGAAATAGAGGCGCATCTTCCTTGTAATGAGGGTGAATCTGGGCGAGGATTGTACATTCTGTACCAAGTATTTGATCAGGTTGAATGGAACCGCGACGGGACAGAACTTAGACTGTGTAAGCAAGTTCGCAATCCTGCTCGATTGCCATTAGTAGTTTAGTACTACTTTTCTCTCACGTCAATCTTTCTATTTGAAATTATTGATCTCGTTTTTCAGTAGGGATCAAGCGTTGCGAGATCTGAAACGAAACTGCATCATTGCGGCAAAATTTTGTTATCTTGGCAGAGCAGATTGCCCGTAGTCCTGAAGAATGAAAACAAAACGGTTAGAGTTATTTCTGTTAGCTGGTTGCTCGTGTTTGATTACGCTGTTGGCACAACCGATTGCAGGTGCGATCGCGTCTCCCCCAACTTTGCCAAATCTCCAAGCACCAAGACCCGCAACCGGAGCTTTTTGCCCAATTAAATCTGAGTCTGAATACCTAAGCACTAAACGGGCTAACGGCTAGGTTTGAAGCGTTCAATGGCTTCAAGAATTAAGCAAGAAACTAACCCCGTTACAAGAATCCAAGCACCATGAGTGAGATGTCCTTGCCAGAGAAACAAAACGGCAAATGCACCGATCCCGCTCATGGTAATGAGAAAGAGCGATCGTAGTGTTTTTCGATTCTTTCTCCACCAAATCAATGTAAGACTTTGCATCATCACATAGACAATCAAGCTGATTAGGCTAACCAATCCTCCCAGGTATAGGAAGAGTCCGGGGAGCTTTGTGGGAATTGCGATCGCTTGAAAAATCACACCGGGTAAGAACATCAACATTACAGACAGAATGTTCAGGTAGTTGATTGCGCCGAAGGTTTGATCCTGGACGATTGGGGTGAAAAAGCCGATCGTTAACAGCATTAAATTAATCAGCCGCCAGATTGTTCTCATTGCAGAAGAGCGGCGAGGAGCGAGTTTGCTCATGAACACGGGCACAAAAAAACTTACTGTTTCAGGATAACCACTGTCATGAGTCACTGCCTTCAGAAACTCAAGATTCGAGCAATTGACGCATTCCAAGCCACCATTGCTCACGTCCTTGTCTGCGATGCCAGTACCAATATTCACAGCCCCATAATAGAACGGGATCAAAGCCAATTTCTTGAACTCGATCGACGATTCCCAATGCCTGAACTGGAGATGAACTCGGATACTCAGTTTGGGCGACCGGAACCAGTTCATTATGCTCCCAAGGTTCTGCTTGTGCTTCTGCAATCCAACCTTCTTTCCCCCAGCGTTTGAGTTCCGATCGCCAAGCTTTGAGCTTTTTCCAATATTGTGGTTGTGCTTCGAGATAATTCGCGCCATGTGGCACTTTGGTATAGACATTAAACCCGATCGCATCCGCTAACCAAAGACTTGCTCTAAATGCTTGATTGTCTTCTTCGCCCTGTCCATCTG
Coding sequences within it:
- a CDS encoding ATP-dependent Clp protease proteolytic subunit (similar to AA sequence:cyanobase_aa:LBDG_17540), giving the protein MQVPYRVPGSQYVQWVDIYTRMAFERIVFLDGEIDDNTANGIVALLLYLNSEDATKPIYVYINSYGERMGGGVSSLAASMAIYDTMQYIKAPVHTICMGVAASSAVMLLSSGTKGSRLSLPNAELVLSPQYGRSRGQATDIQVDAQKVLADRRTFLEILSSNTGHSIEKLEKDLDRRFYLTAEEAKAYGLIDRVLTSTKELPKQLPALV
- a CDS encoding ATP-dependent Clp protease proteolytic subunit (similar to AA sequence:cyanobase_aa:LBDG_17530), coding for MPIGTPKVPYRLPGSSYEQWIDIYQRLSLERIIFLSQDVDDNIANQIVAIMLYLDSEDPTKPIQLYINSPGGSVTAGMAIYDTMQHIKSEVITICVGLAASMGAFLLAAGSKGKRVALPHSRIMIHQPLGGTGRQQATDIEIEAREIIRMRHQLNGMLSDRTGQPLEKIEKDTDRDYFMSAAEAKEYGLIDRVIETV
- a CDS encoding heat shock protein DnaJ domain protein (similar to AA sequence:cyanobase_aa:LBDG_17520) → MNIADSYRLLGLRTGATHEDIKAAYRKLARQLHPDLNPGDDRAKDRFIRITEAYQFLMGIVPAEPEQAPESQKPEEPKSTEPPKVKIKVTHSPEAPELSLVDRHLLQASYEQLQDLFKLKRFPRAVALVEGLAQRFPDHPDVRQWQAITYHRWGQHLIGEHDYEKARSYLKKALRTDPHNRRLWAEIEQDFRRLEEKIYRRR
- a CDS encoding putative anti-sigma regulatory factor serine/threonine protein kinase (similar to AA sequence:cyanobase_aa:LBDG_17510) is translated as MSPRPAGRNWNTVSFPSTLYLIPILDLLLSKVPSRWKAEVRLGLQEALVNAAKHGNCLDPGKKVLIQFSMVADEYWWIISDQGPGFDAPECCCLEEIEAHLPCNEGESGRGLYILYQVFDQVEWNRDGTELRLCKQVRNPARLPLVV
- a CDS encoding hypothetical protein (similar to AA sequence:cyanobase_aa:LBDG_17500); the protein is MKTKRLELFLLAGCSCLITLLAQPIAGAIASPPTLPNLQAPRPATGAFCPIKSESEYLSTKRANG